One segment of Deinococcus misasensis DSM 22328 DNA contains the following:
- a CDS encoding FAD-binding oxidoreductase — protein MTQAPTLTGRILTPSDPGFELARKNFNERFNHQPKMVVFCQNREDVQNAVKHARAHQMKVAVRCGRHNYECFSLVEDGMVIDVSDMTTLHIDSQSHTLQVGSGTQLIEIYTKVTQQGYGFPGGICPTVGISGLTLGGGIGLLTRYLGLTCDSLLELELVDSHGNLVTASETENPDLFWACRGGGGGNFGVVTRFKFKLHKVDQVSIFQASWDWEKIPEVIDRWQRWGDTLDSRLTSIIMLHGPEKKDPGSAVASGLFVGPEDELHRILEPLLEVKPRELKVQSHPYFEGLKFFTDDPDPDWMAYWHGAHRKFKNTSAFAYEFLPPEGIETIVRHLEQSPAPDNLVQFETLGGKVSALTEEATAFPHRKARFSLQYQAYWNEDSEEKEHLDWVNAFRKDMLPYTRGAYVNYPDVDVEDFMGMYYAQNQQKLAEVKAKYDPDGFFFFSQSIKPLVKK, from the coding sequence ATGACACAAGCCCCAACCTTGACTGGACGCATCCTGACCCCGAGTGATCCGGGCTTTGAACTGGCCCGCAAAAATTTCAATGAACGCTTCAACCACCAGCCCAAAATGGTGGTGTTCTGCCAGAACCGGGAAGACGTGCAAAACGCCGTGAAGCACGCCCGAGCCCACCAGATGAAAGTCGCGGTGCGCTGTGGTCGCCACAACTACGAGTGCTTCTCTCTGGTGGAAGATGGCATGGTCATTGATGTGAGCGACATGACCACCCTGCACATTGACAGCCAGAGCCACACCTTGCAGGTCGGCTCTGGAACCCAGCTGATCGAAATTTACACCAAAGTCACCCAGCAAGGCTACGGCTTTCCCGGCGGCATCTGCCCCACGGTGGGGATCTCTGGATTGACCCTCGGGGGGGGCATCGGACTGCTGACCCGGTACCTTGGGTTGACCTGTGACAGCCTGCTGGAACTGGAACTGGTGGACAGCCATGGAAACCTTGTGACCGCCAGCGAAACCGAAAACCCTGACCTGTTCTGGGCTTGCCGTGGAGGGGGAGGCGGAAATTTTGGGGTGGTGACCCGCTTCAAGTTCAAACTGCACAAGGTGGATCAGGTCTCGATTTTTCAGGCCTCATGGGACTGGGAGAAAATCCCTGAGGTGATTGACCGCTGGCAGCGCTGGGGCGACACCCTCGATTCCCGATTGACCTCCATCATCATGCTGCACGGCCCAGAGAAGAAAGACCCCGGTTCTGCGGTGGCCTCGGGCCTGTTTGTGGGACCTGAAGACGAACTGCACAGGATTCTGGAACCCCTGCTGGAAGTGAAACCCAGAGAACTGAAGGTCCAGAGCCACCCTTACTTCGAGGGCCTGAAGTTTTTCACCGATGATCCTGATCCAGACTGGATGGCGTACTGGCATGGGGCACACCGCAAGTTCAAGAACACTTCGGCTTTTGCCTATGAATTCCTACCCCCAGAGGGCATCGAGACGATTGTGAGGCATCTGGAGCAGTCTCCAGCCCCGGACAATCTGGTGCAGTTTGAAACGCTCGGGGGGAAGGTGTCTGCCCTGACTGAGGAGGCCACGGCATTTCCGCACCGCAAAGCCCGCTTCAGTTTGCAGTATCAGGCCTACTGGAATGAAGATTCAGAAGAAAAAGAGCATCTGGACTGGGTGAATGCCTTCCGCAAAGACATGCTGCCTTACACCCGAGGGGCTTACGTGAATTACCCGGATGTGGATGTGGAAGACTTCATGGGCATGTACTACGCCCAGAACCAGCAAAAACTGGCCGAAGTGAAAGCAAAGTACGATCCAGACGGATTTTTTTTCTTCAGTCAGAGCATCAAACCTCTGGTGAAAAAGTAA
- a CDS encoding isoaspartyl peptidase/L-asparaginase family protein has translation MTNSNVSKVRYALMVHGGAKTVPTEKIQQNLEGVKRALKAGQHILQNGGSAVEAVEAALRVFEDDPAFNCGYGSSLNREGEVEMDAAVMDGSTLQMGAVGSVQGVQHPVSVARSIVEKETAFMVGQGAREHAEKHGLELCNPRDLIHPEQQEKLKDQHQKAQHDTVGCVALDAQGHLAAATSTGGLVGHPPGRVGDSPLSGCGFYAEDGIGAVALTGDGEEIMRYRLASRIMDRMLDLGPEPSICQLIPEMHQRVGGEAGGLVLTAKGEMGWFHNSKHMPCAFVSSAEPEPQVHLQKEKTDA, from the coding sequence ATGACAAATTCCAATGTTTCCAAGGTGCGTTACGCGCTGATGGTCCATGGCGGAGCCAAAACCGTTCCAACAGAAAAAATCCAGCAAAATCTGGAAGGTGTGAAGCGTGCCCTCAAGGCAGGCCAGCACATCCTGCAAAACGGTGGTTCTGCCGTGGAGGCTGTAGAGGCGGCCCTGAGGGTGTTCGAAGACGATCCCGCGTTCAATTGTGGTTATGGTTCCAGCCTGAACCGTGAAGGCGAAGTGGAAATGGACGCAGCTGTGATGGATGGCAGCACCCTGCAAATGGGTGCGGTGGGCTCTGTGCAAGGGGTGCAGCACCCAGTGTCGGTGGCCCGCAGCATTGTGGAGAAAGAAACCGCCTTCATGGTGGGACAGGGTGCCCGTGAACATGCCGAAAAACACGGCCTTGAGCTCTGCAATCCCAGAGACCTCATCCACCCCGAGCAGCAAGAGAAACTGAAAGACCAACACCAAAAGGCCCAGCACGACACCGTGGGTTGTGTGGCCCTCGATGCACAGGGGCATCTGGCAGCCGCCACCTCCACAGGGGGACTGGTGGGCCACCCACCGGGTCGGGTCGGAGATTCCCCTCTTTCCGGCTGCGGTTTTTACGCCGAGGACGGCATTGGGGCTGTGGCCCTGACCGGAGACGGAGAAGAAATCATGCGGTACCGTCTGGCCAGCCGCATCATGGACCGCATGTTGGACCTCGGGCCAGAGCCATCCATCTGTCAACTCATCCCTGAGATGCACCAGAGGGTGGGAGGCGAAGCAGGCGGGCTGGTCCTCACGGCAAAAGGAGAGATGGGCTGGTTCCACAACAGCAAACACATGCCCTGCGCGTTCGTCAGTTCTGCTGAACCCGAGCCTCAGGTTCACCTGCAGAAGGAGAAGACCGATGCCTGA
- a CDS encoding cyanophycinase, with protein sequence MPDHNRRKSDQVGTLIIIGGHEDKDGDREILKEVVRRVGKGKLVVTTVASHEPEGYFEMYQEVFHDLGLKTVLGLDVNTRADAVTEQTQQILADAAGIFFTGGDQLRITSQIGDTPMETRIREIFESGGVVCGTSAGASVMCETMMIEGKGGESHRVGDLRMAPGLGFIRGAIIDQHFAERGRMGRLLGAVAQNPRVLGIGIDEDTAIVVEDLRYCTVLGNGAVYVVDGHGVTHSNIAEGGDDRILSIYDVKLHVLSKGDAFDLQERRPLDACTLQRTPEKKSSGQTAKKSNPIPEISAEPQTP encoded by the coding sequence ATGCCTGACCACAACCGCCGCAAATCCGATCAGGTGGGCACCCTGATCATCATTGGAGGACACGAAGACAAAGACGGGGACCGCGAAATCCTCAAGGAAGTGGTGCGCAGGGTGGGCAAAGGCAAACTGGTGGTGACCACTGTGGCCTCCCACGAACCCGAAGGGTACTTCGAGATGTATCAGGAGGTCTTCCACGACCTCGGGCTGAAAACCGTGCTGGGTCTCGATGTGAACACCCGAGCGGACGCCGTGACCGAACAAACCCAGCAGATCCTTGCCGACGCAGCAGGCATTTTCTTCACCGGAGGGGATCAGCTCAGGATCACCAGCCAGATCGGGGACACCCCCATGGAAACCCGCATCCGTGAAATTTTCGAATCTGGAGGGGTGGTCTGTGGCACCAGTGCCGGCGCTTCGGTGATGTGCGAAACCATGATGATTGAAGGCAAAGGGGGCGAATCCCACCGGGTGGGAGACCTGCGCATGGCCCCCGGACTCGGGTTCATCCGGGGCGCAATCATCGACCAGCACTTTGCAGAACGGGGCCGCATGGGACGCCTGCTTGGCGCAGTGGCCCAGAACCCGAGGGTCCTCGGCATCGGCATCGATGAGGACACCGCCATCGTCGTGGAAGACCTGCGGTACTGCACGGTCCTCGGGAATGGCGCGGTTTATGTGGTGGATGGGCACGGCGTCACCCACTCCAACATCGCAGAAGGTGGAGACGACCGCATCCTGTCCATCTACGACGTGAAACTGCATGTCCTCAGCAAAGGGGACGCTTTTGACTTGCAGGAACGCCGCCCTCTGGACGCCTGCACCCTGCAACGCACCCCCGAGAAGAAGTCCTCTGGGCAGACGGCCAAAAAATCCAATCCCATCCCTGAAATTTCTGCTGAACCTCAAACCCCTTGA
- the malZ gene encoding maltodextrin glucosidase → MTETASRPQKSSTFTSGAPVHLYHDGTSHFVQQDGDLLHLFLEAPEDMEEGQVMSFHHGDARFDDLQKQDDGRWKATLPMQKHRNTQYRFKVQISGRTYWLSQAGVQPGPTLFAQDFKVSHNRPPGWVHERVFYQIFPDRFRNGDPSINLKSGEYTYEDRAVVHRKWYMDPNAAMGANEYFGGDLEGIRHSLDYLKDLGVNALYLNPIFQSPSVHAYDTQDHFKIDEHFGTNEGFAALVDELHQNDIKIMLDGVFNHTGSWHKWMNRERIYSEPGAFQGGPTRDYYTYVGDQPEEYIAWFGFATLPKLNYGNPEVLENMITGEDSVVRFWLKAPYHIDGWRLDAAPVIGKHGTDEGNHEVLQKIWQTAREENPEAYIIGEHFGDAIPWLQGGEEDGVMNYYGFTIPTWAFLGGEDESGKCVQLDAADYARSVMHYLSFIPFHNQLALFNNLCSHDTKRFASICPDLERRKLGATLQFVHIGVPCIYYGDEIGLEGEGDPLSRRTMPWDWKELWETGLYDHYKQLARIRKQEKALQEGSYSVLHAQGDHLVIQRRFGPERILALITRGEPLAYPLEGAWQDLMSGQTMQGEVKLSGPSAVLLKQG, encoded by the coding sequence ATGACTGAAACGGCATCCAGACCACAAAAAAGCAGCACATTCACTTCAGGAGCCCCAGTTCACCTGTACCACGACGGCACCTCCCATTTTGTGCAGCAAGACGGCGACCTCCTGCACCTGTTTCTGGAAGCCCCAGAGGACATGGAGGAGGGTCAGGTGATGAGCTTCCACCACGGAGACGCCCGCTTCGATGACCTGCAAAAACAGGACGATGGACGCTGGAAGGCCACCCTGCCCATGCAAAAACACCGGAACACCCAGTACCGTTTCAAGGTGCAAATCTCTGGGCGCACCTACTGGCTTTCGCAGGCTGGAGTGCAGCCCGGTCCCACCCTGTTTGCGCAGGACTTCAAAGTGTCACACAATCGTCCACCAGGGTGGGTGCATGAACGGGTGTTCTACCAGATTTTTCCGGACCGTTTCCGCAACGGAGACCCGTCCATCAACCTGAAATCCGGTGAGTACACCTACGAGGACCGCGCTGTGGTGCACCGCAAGTGGTACATGGACCCCAATGCCGCAATGGGCGCAAACGAATACTTCGGCGGAGACCTTGAAGGCATCCGGCACAGCCTTGACTACCTGAAAGACCTCGGGGTGAATGCCCTTTACCTGAACCCAATCTTCCAGAGCCCTTCCGTGCACGCCTACGACACGCAGGACCACTTCAAAATCGATGAGCACTTCGGCACCAACGAAGGCTTTGCGGCTCTGGTGGACGAACTGCACCAGAACGACATCAAAATCATGCTGGATGGGGTCTTCAACCACACCGGAAGCTGGCACAAATGGATGAACCGTGAACGCATTTACAGCGAACCTGGTGCATTTCAAGGGGGTCCCACCCGCGATTACTACACTTACGTTGGAGACCAGCCCGAGGAGTACATCGCATGGTTCGGTTTTGCCACCCTGCCCAAACTGAATTACGGCAACCCGGAAGTGCTGGAAAACATGATCACTGGAGAGGATTCCGTGGTGCGATTCTGGTTGAAAGCCCCTTACCACATTGACGGTTGGCGTCTGGACGCTGCACCGGTCATTGGCAAACACGGCACCGACGAAGGCAACCATGAGGTGCTCCAGAAAATCTGGCAAACCGCCCGCGAAGAGAACCCAGAGGCTTACATCATCGGAGAGCACTTCGGAGACGCCATCCCATGGCTGCAAGGGGGCGAAGAAGACGGGGTGATGAACTATTACGGCTTCACCATCCCCACCTGGGCTTTTCTGGGAGGCGAAGATGAAAGCGGCAAATGCGTTCAGCTCGATGCTGCCGATTACGCCCGTTCGGTGATGCATTACCTGAGTTTCATCCCCTTTCACAACCAACTGGCCCTGTTCAACAACCTGTGTTCCCACGACACCAAACGCTTCGCTTCAATCTGCCCGGATCTGGAACGGCGCAAACTCGGGGCCACCCTGCAATTCGTGCACATCGGGGTGCCCTGCATTTACTACGGAGATGAAATCGGTCTGGAAGGGGAAGGGGATCCCCTCAGCCGTCGAACCATGCCGTGGGACTGGAAAGAACTCTGGGAAACCGGACTGTACGACCACTACAAGCAACTGGCCCGCATCCGCAAGCAAGAAAAAGCTTTGCAGGAAGGCAGTTACAGTGTGCTTCACGCTCAGGGAGACCACCTCGTGATCCAGAGGCGTTTCGGTCCAGAGCGCATCCTTGCCCTCATCACCAGAGGAGAACCTTTGGCTTACCCTCTTGAAGGAGCGTGGCAAGACCTGATGTCAGGTCAGACCATGCAAGGCGAAGTGAAGCTCTCGGGTCCTTCCGCGGTCCTCCTGAAGCAAGGGTGA
- a CDS encoding NAD(P)/FAD-dependent oxidoreductase: MIEKTLWDTIIVGGGPAGLAAALHLAFHRRSVLVIDRGSGPLHHIKTPIQNLPGFVGKSGQEIQQALEQDARAAGAHLISDSIGHIEGSAGRFTLRGEHGTYQSRTLLIATGIARHHPLIDGDYRKWLPFAGKGNTFYCPDCEAPELLGKHVVVIESVKLKAALSTAKRISEFAATVRILLTDGAETLPPEEHLDTSCEVIEGQIKAVKGEDGVVQALLLDSGTEITADAYYVSNRKLPRNQLVEMLGGALDDRGHPITGPRGQLVQQGRGEEDHLEGVWIAGDLLPQTQQTTIAMGSGNKSAVMIDQYLTDLHERALGKEQVLQQG; encoded by the coding sequence ATGATTGAAAAAACACTCTGGGACACCATCATTGTCGGAGGAGGTCCCGCAGGACTGGCTGCAGCCCTGCACCTCGCTTTCCACCGGCGCAGTGTGCTGGTGATTGACCGGGGCTCTGGTCCCCTCCACCACATCAAAACCCCCATCCAGAACCTGCCGGGCTTTGTGGGCAAAAGTGGACAGGAGATCCAACAAGCCCTTGAGCAGGACGCCAGAGCTGCTGGGGCCCACCTGATTTCAGACAGCATCGGGCACATTGAAGGTTCTGCTGGACGCTTCACGCTCAGGGGAGAACACGGCACCTACCAGAGCCGCACTTTGCTGATTGCCACAGGCATTGCCCGCCACCATCCTTTGATCGATGGAGATTACCGCAAATGGCTTCCATTTGCAGGCAAAGGCAACACCTTCTACTGCCCGGACTGCGAAGCCCCAGAACTGCTTGGAAAGCATGTGGTGGTCATCGAGTCGGTCAAACTGAAGGCCGCCCTGTCCACGGCCAAACGCATTTCAGAATTTGCAGCCACTGTGCGGATCCTGCTCACCGACGGTGCCGAAACCCTGCCTCCAGAGGAGCACCTCGACACCTCCTGCGAAGTCATCGAAGGCCAGATCAAAGCCGTCAAAGGGGAAGACGGGGTGGTGCAAGCCCTGTTGCTCGACTCTGGCACCGAAATCACAGCCGATGCCTATTACGTCTCGAACCGCAAACTGCCCAGAAACCAACTGGTGGAAATGCTGGGAGGGGCTCTGGACGACAGGGGACACCCCATCACCGGCCCCAGAGGTCAACTGGTGCAGCAGGGCAGGGGAGAAGAAGATCACCTTGAAGGCGTTTGGATTGCAGGCGACCTGCTCCCGCAAACCCAGCAAACCACCATTGCCATGGGCTCGGGCAACAAGTCCGCGGTCATGATCGATCAGTACCTTACGGATTTGCATGAAAGGGCGCTCGGGAAAGAGCAGGTCTTGCAGCAAGGGTGA
- a CDS encoding MFS transporter, whose product MSSFAMSEGQQRLATVGLVIGVFLAALESSVVATAMPTVIRELGGESLYALPFAVYLLVSTVSNPLWGRASDLRGRRNLYLWGIVLFLVGSALCGAATSMPFLVAARVVQGLGAGAVLPLTLTVIGAMYQGERRAKVQAFVASVWGVSGLLGPVLGGVLVDFWSWRWAFYLCIPFGLVALLLVWRNLREQEVPGQGQLDWWGAGLFTLGSGLMVWGLEFQTVWMVLLSVGVLVVALKVEASHPSPLLPLQSLRERGPGVGVLSNLLAGVAYFGLTAYIPLFAQAAGGQSATAAGALLTPLIVGWTSGSIVGGRLMKTVSLVTLTRVGFAMLTVGLAGFALLIHGSLPVLALVGGVMGLGMGFSMFSLLLLIQQAAPRQELGAITSAILFARSMGGAIGVAVMAWIIGKTAIAQGGVLLIDGLQRGFVFSLALVVVAFVLSFTLRDSKNPS is encoded by the coding sequence ATGTCTTCTTTTGCGATGTCTGAGGGTCAGCAGCGGCTTGCCACGGTGGGGTTGGTCATTGGGGTGTTTCTGGCGGCCCTGGAGTCTTCGGTGGTGGCGACGGCCATGCCGACGGTGATCCGGGAGTTGGGTGGGGAAAGCCTGTATGCGTTGCCTTTTGCGGTGTATTTGCTGGTGAGCACGGTTTCGAATCCGTTGTGGGGTCGGGCTTCGGATTTGCGTGGGCGCAGGAACCTGTATCTGTGGGGGATTGTGTTGTTTCTGGTGGGGTCCGCGTTGTGTGGTGCGGCCACTTCGATGCCGTTTCTGGTGGCTGCCCGAGTGGTTCAGGGGCTCGGGGCGGGTGCGGTGTTGCCTTTGACCTTGACGGTGATTGGCGCGATGTATCAGGGGGAGCGTCGGGCGAAGGTGCAGGCTTTTGTGGCCAGCGTGTGGGGTGTGAGTGGTTTGCTGGGTCCGGTGCTCGGGGGGGTGCTGGTGGATTTCTGGTCGTGGAGGTGGGCGTTTTACCTGTGCATTCCTTTTGGTCTGGTGGCGTTGCTGCTGGTCTGGCGGAATTTACGCGAACAGGAGGTGCCCGGTCAGGGCCAGTTGGATTGGTGGGGCGCTGGGCTGTTCACCCTGGGCAGTGGACTGATGGTGTGGGGCCTTGAGTTTCAGACGGTGTGGATGGTGCTGCTGAGTGTGGGGGTGCTGGTGGTGGCCTTGAAGGTGGAGGCTTCCCACCCGAGTCCTTTGTTGCCTTTGCAGAGTTTGCGTGAGCGGGGTCCGGGTGTGGGGGTGCTGAGCAACCTGCTGGCTGGGGTGGCGTACTTTGGCTTGACTGCCTACATCCCACTTTTTGCGCAGGCGGCTGGGGGCCAGAGTGCCACGGCTGCGGGGGCACTCCTCACCCCTTTGATTGTGGGTTGGACTTCGGGCAGCATTGTTGGGGGGCGTTTGATGAAGACGGTGTCTCTGGTGACCCTGACGCGGGTCGGCTTTGCGATGTTGACTGTGGGGTTGGCGGGTTTTGCTTTGCTCATTCACGGGTCCCTGCCGGTTCTGGCTCTGGTGGGTGGGGTGATGGGTCTCGGGATGGGGTTCAGCATGTTCAGTTTGCTGTTGCTGATTCAGCAGGCCGCTCCGAGGCAGGAACTCGGGGCGATCACCAGTGCGATTTTGTTTGCGCGCAGCATGGGGGGTGCCATTGGGGTGGCGGTGATGGCGTGGATCATCGGGAAAACCGCGATTGCTCAAGGTGGGGTGTTGTTGATCGATGGGTTGCAGCGGGGGTTTGTGTTTTCGCTGGCTCTGGTGGTGGTGGCTTTTGTTCTGAGTTTCACTTTGCGTGACAGCAAAAATCCCTCCTGA
- a CDS encoding M12 family metallopeptidase, whose product MKKILTATVLGLTALLSSCSKTTPEAPAVQNVDPHHMDFNSNPDRVQVNLSDSKNSQQVTGYLKNGKIMFQGDVVLKDSVSDIHKEATIETRTGRWTNNTVPYVIDSTLSSQTTAIQNAVNYFNQNTNVRWVPRTTQTNYVRFFKENGCWSYVGMIGGKQDLSLGDGCTGQGTILHEMAHAVGMHHEQSRPDRDQWITINWNVIPTDWHSQFQIINTSSGYGAYDFYSVMHYGLYWGNQLAMTPKVSGIDYNRVGNGNTLTATDIAAINSIYPGGTTTPPTTDPCSGTGCTKYTGSLAATGSMVFHPSSSGFNYAGGTLKGWLKGPASTSVDFDLFLQKWNGSTWSTVARSESTTNNEAISYTAASGTYRFRVYSYSGSGSYSFWLQR is encoded by the coding sequence ATGAAAAAAATCCTGACCGCGACCGTGCTCGGGCTGACCGCCCTCTTGTCTTCTTGCAGCAAAACCACCCCTGAAGCACCTGCTGTGCAAAATGTGGATCCCCACCACATGGACTTCAACAGCAACCCCGACCGGGTCCAAGTCAACCTCAGTGACAGCAAAAACAGCCAGCAAGTCACCGGATACCTCAAAAACGGCAAAATCATGTTCCAAGGGGACGTGGTGCTCAAAGACAGCGTCTCTGACATCCACAAAGAAGCCACCATCGAAACCCGCACCGGACGCTGGACCAACAACACCGTTCCCTACGTGATCGACAGCACCCTCAGCAGCCAGACCACCGCCATCCAGAACGCCGTCAACTACTTCAACCAGAACACCAACGTGCGCTGGGTTCCCCGCACCACCCAGACCAACTACGTGCGCTTCTTCAAAGAAAACGGATGCTGGTCCTACGTCGGCATGATCGGCGGAAAACAAGACCTCTCCCTCGGAGATGGCTGCACCGGACAGGGAACCATCCTGCACGAAATGGCACACGCAGTCGGCATGCACCACGAACAAAGCCGCCCAGACCGTGACCAATGGATCACCATCAACTGGAACGTGATCCCCACCGACTGGCACAGCCAATTCCAGATCATCAACACCAGCAGCGGATACGGCGCCTACGATTTTTACAGCGTGATGCACTACGGCCTGTACTGGGGCAACCAACTCGCCATGACCCCCAAAGTCTCCGGCATTGACTACAACCGGGTGGGCAACGGCAACACCCTCACCGCCACCGACATTGCAGCCATCAACAGCATTTACCCCGGAGGCACCACCACCCCACCCACCACCGACCCCTGCTCAGGCACAGGTTGCACCAAATACACTGGAAGCCTCGCCGCCACAGGCTCCATGGTGTTCCACCCCTCCAGCAGCGGCTTCAACTACGCAGGCGGCACCCTCAAAGGCTGGCTGAAAGGCCCAGCCAGCACCAGCGTCGACTTCGACCTGTTCCTGCAAAAATGGAACGGCAGCACCTGGAGCACCGTCGCCCGCTCCGAAAGCACCACCAACAACGAAGCCATCAGCTACACCGCTGCAAGTGGCACCTACCGCTTCCGCGTTTACAGCTACTCTGGCTCTGGCAGCTACAGCTTCTGGCTGCAAAGATAA
- the aspS gene encoding aspartate--tRNA ligase — protein MKRTCYVGKVNASYVEQRITLQGWVNRSRPLGGLIFFDLRDREGMLQVQVPPDSAAFETAEKLRSEYVVEVEGVLKYRPENQRKGGTADFELWADRVNILNEARTLPFQVDGIVDDNVKEDLRMKYRYLDLRRSDMQKNLRLRHQVTAAIYRFLDSEGFISVETPFLTKSTPEGARDFLVPSRLNPGTFYALPQSPQLFKQLLMVSTLDRYFQVARCFRDEALRSDRQPDFTQLDIEMSFVDQEDIMTLCERLMDYIFQKVLGLSIPVPFERLTYQEAMSNYGSDKPDLRFGCEIIEASHVFQNTEFKAFSTALAEGGVVKFLVAPELTRKQIEELERVAKQNGAKGLAWVRLDKGQLSGGISKFVTAEQAEILTGYMYEGSTLLFGAGDWKHTVSALGAVRLALRDMFGWVEGNETFNFAWITDFPQLDFDEESQTWTYMHHPFTSPNPQDTHLFGTEGQSKIRAQAYDLVLNGFEVGGGSIRIHDPETQRKMFEAIGLGKEEAEHKFGFFLEALEYGTPPHGGIAWGLDRLVMLMSRAQSIREVIAFPKNNRGVDLMVDAPGEVDQAQLQELFIDVKLPQE, from the coding sequence ATGAAAAGAACCTGTTATGTTGGCAAAGTCAATGCATCTTACGTGGAACAACGCATCACCCTGCAAGGCTGGGTGAACCGCAGCCGTCCTCTGGGGGGCCTGATTTTCTTTGATTTGCGGGACCGTGAAGGGATGCTACAGGTGCAGGTCCCACCGGACTCTGCTGCTTTCGAAACCGCCGAGAAGCTCCGCAGCGAGTACGTCGTGGAAGTAGAGGGCGTCCTGAAGTACCGTCCCGAGAACCAGCGCAAAGGCGGCACTGCTGATTTTGAGCTCTGGGCGGACAGGGTGAACATCCTCAATGAGGCCCGCACCCTCCCCTTCCAGGTGGATGGCATTGTCGATGACAACGTCAAAGAAGACCTGCGAATGAAGTACCGTTACTTGGATTTGCGTCGCAGCGACATGCAGAAGAACCTGCGCCTGCGCCATCAGGTGACGGCAGCCATTTACCGCTTTCTGGACTCTGAGGGGTTCATCAGCGTCGAGACCCCCTTCCTGACCAAGAGCACCCCTGAGGGGGCGAGGGATTTTCTGGTGCCCAGCCGCCTGAATCCCGGCACTTTTTATGCGTTGCCCCAGAGCCCCCAGTTGTTCAAGCAGCTTCTGATGGTGTCCACCCTGGACCGTTACTTTCAGGTGGCCCGTTGCTTCCGCGATGAGGCGTTGCGCAGTGACCGTCAGCCGGACTTCACCCAGCTCGACATCGAGATGAGCTTTGTGGATCAGGAAGACATCATGACCCTCTGTGAGCGCCTGATGGATTACATCTTCCAGAAGGTGCTGGGCCTGAGCATTCCGGTGCCCTTCGAGCGCCTGACCTATCAGGAAGCCATGAGCAATTACGGTTCCGACAAGCCCGATCTGCGTTTCGGTTGTGAGATCATCGAAGCCAGCCATGTTTTCCAGAACACCGAATTCAAAGCCTTTTCGACCGCTCTGGCAGAAGGTGGCGTGGTCAAATTTCTGGTGGCTCCAGAGCTGACCCGCAAGCAGATCGAGGAACTGGAGCGGGTGGCCAAGCAGAACGGGGCCAAAGGTCTCGCATGGGTGCGTCTGGACAAGGGCCAGTTGTCTGGTGGCATCAGCAAGTTTGTGACCGCAGAGCAAGCAGAGATCCTGACGGGTTACATGTACGAGGGGTCCACGTTGCTGTTTGGTGCAGGTGACTGGAAACACACCGTAAGCGCTCTCGGGGCGGTGCGTCTGGCCCTCAGGGACATGTTCGGCTGGGTGGAGGGCAACGAAACCTTCAACTTTGCATGGATCACCGATTTCCCCCAACTGGACTTCGATGAGGAATCCCAGACCTGGACCTACATGCACCACCCCTTCACCAGTCCCAACCCTCAGGACACGCACCTGTTTGGCACCGAAGGGCAATCGAAAATCCGCGCCCAGGCCTACGATCTGGTCCTGAACGGCTTTGAAGTGGGCGGAGGTTCCATCCGGATCCACGACCCGGAAACCCAGCGCAAGATGTTCGAGGCCATCGGGTTGGGCAAAGAAGAAGCCGAGCACAAATTCGGGTTCTTCCTTGAAGCTCTGGAGTACGGCACCCCTCCCCACGGTGGGATTGCATGGGGCCTTGACCGTCTGGTGATGCTGATGTCCCGCGCCCAGAGCATCCGTGAAGTGATCGCCTTCCCCAAAAACAACCGTGGCGTGGACCTGATGGTGGATGCCCCCGGTGAAGTGGATCAGGCCCAATTGCAAGAACTGTTCATTGATGTGAAGCTGCCTCAGGAATAA